gtgctctgcccaatccataaaaagggagaccccacaatctgcgccaattaccttGGTATAAGTCtcttcaatatcgcatataaggttttgtcgagcgtattgtgtgaaagactaaagcccaccgtcaacgaactgattggaccttatcagtgtggctttagacatggaaaatcgacaatggaccagatattcaacatgcgccaaatcttggaaaagacccgagagagaagaatcgatactccccatcttttcatcgattttaaagctaccttcgatagcacgaaaaggagctgcctttatgcagcgatgtctgaatttggtatccctgcaaaactaatacggctgtgcaagctgacgttgagcaacaccagaaGTGccatcaggatcgggaaggacctctccgagccgttcgatacaaaacgaggtttcaaacagggtgactcactatcgtgcgacttcttcattctattgctgtaaaaaataatacgagctacagagctaaataaaaaaggtacaatcttctataagagattctgttactttggactgagtaggagaATAaaaaaggtacaatcttctataagagagtGGCCAGTTAtcggcgtatgccgatgatattgatatcatttaaagcaacaaccgcgccgtttgttctgctttttccagactagataaagaagcgaagcgtatgggtctgctggtgaatgaggacaagacgaaacatctcctgccatcaaacaaacagtcagcgcactcgtgtcttggctcccacgtcactgttgacagtcataccttggAAGTAGtggatagtttcgtctactagggaaccagcgttaacaacaccaacaatgtcagccttgaaatccaacgcagaatcactcttgccaacaggtgttactttggactgagtaggcaattgcaaagtaaagttctctctcgacgaacaaaattcaaactctacaagtcgctcattattcccgtcctgatgtatggcgccgaagcgtggacgatgacaacattcgatgagacgactcttggggttttcaagagaaaggttttgcgtaagatttatggtcctctgaacattggcaacggcgaataccgcagacgatggaacgatgagctgtacgatttatacgtcgacattgacatagttcagcgaataaaaagacagcggctacgctggctaggtcatgttgttcgaatagacgaaagtaccccagctctgaaagtgttcgatgcagtacccgctggaggaagccgcggaagaggacgacctccactccggtggaaagacaaagtgcaaagtgacctggcttcatttGGGGTtcccagttggcgccaaaaagcaaaaaggaggaacgagtggggCTCTCTGGtgtattcggctataatcgcttaagcggtttctacgccaaatatatatatgtatatataatatgacaTTATAGTTTTGCCTTGgagtcacgaaaattaaaaaaaaaaaattgtaatttccaaagttatagctgttagTGTTGACCCAGTACCAAAAAAAGATCCTTGCGGTGACACTCATAAGTCCttgtagattcatctaaaatcaatcggataagaaaaaattgttttataaatagataattctAGGCTGGGTCgaagcttttttaattttttgaaaaatgaacaaaatggcGGGCTCATgaattttttctagattttcggggaaaaaatagtcagttaattggtcttaaaaaatcgatatttttgaaaaaatcttcGGTCCGGCCCAGGATAATTATGTACTcttaaagctatggaaatttcattataatctacggttttcgagttacagttgtcaccagttcaaaaaacatagtattgagaaaaacgcatttaaagttttacactgAAGTtttgagcgctctttgttatttgtcgaataactcgaaaagtaattatcagatcaacttcaaattttcagagaatatttttaagatattacaatttaacgaaaatgggaaaaacaaaaaaatagattttttgaaaatcctgactacccctaaccccttaacgcTAAATGCGCCATTTTGATGTCTTATTATGAGACCTTTATATCTTGCTATCTCGTTTCATCTTCAAACCATTTGGTGCTTTCAATAAAACCTGCCTTTTCGTTTCAGAATATGTTCCTGAATTTTTTCTCACAGTGAGCTCAAAGCCTTCCTGCTGTTGTTGACTGCGCTCGAATTAATTTTTTGGCGACATCATTGGTCACAATACCGCCTGACTGCCTGTGTAAATATCCTCTATTCTCTCGTATTGGTTCAGTATGGCACCATAGGCTTTCTCTATACCTAGTACTTCCGCTTTGAAGATGCTAGATGAGTTCGGTAGAGGGAAAGAGAGGGATGGCAAGAGCATTGGAGTATACCCCATTCCTACACCGCAATCCATTTTAGATCCATCGGTATAAATTGAGATGGTGTTCTCTTCGACTGGTCCTCTTCTCTATTCCCGTTTAGAGGGTACCCTCATCTGGAAGCGGCCATTGAAAACTAACTTTGGAAGTATATAGTCTCTTTTATGTGTTATTGAAGTAAACTGTTTCCAAATTTCGTTGTGTCCATGAAACTTTCGATTCCAGCCACCTTGCTCGTTTATTCTTATAGCAGAAAActaatttaaacaagtaaggaagggctaagttcgggtgtaaccgaacattttatactctcgcaatgtatttatttaactttatttatattaagggtattcgtttaaacgtgTAAAAGCCCCGTAAACCTCTTAAACCGTGTATATTTACGAATGCGTAAAAATCTGGCAGCAACTTATatggaaattcatttaaacaCATTACGCACCAATGTCAGTGTGTAAAGAACACTTGTAAATTTACGATATTGCAAAAGCAACCCTACCAAACGACCAGCTGATGAatattattgtgaaaattaaaatggaaaaggtaagaatgaaactcggaacataaattttatttaattgttgcaattgttttatatttcaggataaaaagttaaagcaaaAGCGTCTACGGCTGAAACCGTCCCATCGCTGGACAGAGTCGCAGTCCCTGCAGCTGTTGCAAGCAGTATCCGACGCAATTAAAGATAGTCCAGAATCTTTTGAGGTAAGGGttttagaaaagtgaaaatgtttaggtacatatgtttgttttaacacGAATTTACGCATATCTTCCAGAAACCGACCTCCCAAAGGTTTTacgaaaaattgcagcaaaataCACCGGCACTTCAATCTGTCGTTTGCGTagctatgaaaagcaaaatgaggTATCTCAAAGCGTTGTACGTTGCCGCGGCAGCCTGGAAAAACAAAACTGGGTCTGGACTACTCGCTAATGGTGACGAGTCAAGCGTATCAGCGCATGTCAACAAAATTTGTCCCAACTTTGACTTACTGGAAGTTATCTTCGGGCAACGCAAAAATGTAAATCCCGgagtaatttttgaaagcacTGACAGCATTGAAGTACTGGCTGATTCCCCTTGTGCTGATAGTTCGTTAAACGATACCATCGATTCCTACGACTTGTGTGCGCTCGATTGTGAGGATTTAGTTGACCCAATATTACCTATAAGTATAAGTAGCGATTGCAGTGCCGCCGCCGCGGCAACTTCTACACCACAAAGTTCGTTGGACTTTAgaagttcaacaaaaaaaccaaaaagaaagagtgaagccccgttcaataaattgatttttattcaggAGAAAAGGTTGGAATTAGAAGTTAAGAAAATAgaattagaaaaagaaaaagaaaagaatgaggtcgagttgaaaagaattgaactgaataatcaattagaaatgaaaagaattgaaactgaatcagaaaaagaaaccaaactggaaattgaaaaactgaaaCTTGCTAGTGAAGAAcgcattaaaatgtttgaaatagagttaaagttaaaatcaaaataaatgtgaaactttAAGAGATTTCACATGGtacttttttcgcaaatttaaaagatctcatagcaaaatacatgtatatttgaatgtaactaAATGTTAATAGGCACAgaagcactttttatttttctgtaaataaaagcatatattaatggattttaaagatatgtaaacatgagtttcaatactttatttttaagtttccatTAGTGATAACAATGAAAGGCGCTTAGATGCACCTTCAACTGTTGGTAAGTTTTGATCCCCAGGCTCGTCGACTTCACTGTTTTCACTAATGCTTTCTTCGTCAACATCAAAACCACcgtcgttttcttttaatataatattgtgcaatatcgcACAAACTAATATCCACCGGCATGCAAACTTTACCGAATTATCactctttatttgaattttgagttcTTTCAAGCTATTAAAACGTTCTTTCAATAAACCAAAGCAATGCTCAATTCTTATTCGGTACTGGCTGAACGTTCTGTTGAACAGAATTCGTTGATTCAAGGTGCCTTCCGTTGCGTTTATTCTAAAAGGAGTAATAAGGGTCGaagttaatttatatgcactgtCTGCAGCTAACCACTCTGATCCTGTTAGCATTTCAGTGGCGTTTGTGGATAGCTCGCAATTGTTGTATATCCTAGCGTCGTGAACACTACCGGGATACCCCAATACCATATGACGAATTACTAGTTTGTGGTCACACACACATTGAGccttaagtgaatatatatgcttgcgagaaaaatatgcttcgcaatctacaGTGGGTTTTTCCGCCAATTTTATCTCCGTTCCATCTACGTAGCCAACACAATGTGGTAGCTCACTGAGTGTTTGAACAACTAAAGCTCTACGCTCTACAGGGTCCGGCCAAAACAGAAACTGAGTTTTCCTTTTAATAATTGCATCAAATACCCTGTTGGTCATGACctattgagaaatttaaaatacagctgaaacacaaattttaaccgatacatatgtaaatagctcaCCTGTATTACTCCACCATCGCTAATACCAAACAAActagcaattttagtaattgttgCTCCTTCTCCACATGAACCCAGTCGGTACATTACTACAGCCAATTGAATTTGGATAGGAAACTGTTTACATGAACGTGGACCATTGAACACTTCGTCATCCTTTATCAGATCAATGATAAAATCAAATGTGGTTTTGCTGACTCGCACAATTTCTCGAAACCTGTTTTCATCCAAATGCggtaatacatctattaaaaagTTGGGTGATTTTGGGACAGAATGATGAACAAATGTAGATCCATATCTAAAATATGCAGCAGCTGCCAATGCAAAGCTAAAGTCTTCCATAATTTCATCTTCctttttgcgttggatttctgaaatcatttatatatttatgtatatatgcgcctTTAAAAAATGTAGCATTGACGCAAAACAATTACCGTCATGTTTTCCAAACAGCTCCaacattaacaaatcaaatactagtgatttttcgcaaagttgaataaattttgctttttcgctaactttcggcattttaatattttgacacccaaacagctgtttaatacataaataagtggcaTTTACACAAAGAATTTCAAGTGCGTTCATGTAACACACtgcgtatttgcataaatttatgcgaTGGGTAACATTAcacgtttaaacgaatacccttattatataatacacaatttaacccacatattcgtcatatatattgtatatagtccattgaaagttggaaaccataatatcaggttagaagcaccgaggtcctcgtgttcgatatatggggccttaaaaatctatagtccgatttcggcgatttttagaatggggctgccacactgttaacatagtatttgtgcaaagttctgcaccgatatcttcactagtgctaactttatatattgtaaagtaaacgattcagattgtcttcaaagttctggtatataggaagtaggcgtgattgtgaagcgatttggcctattttcacaacatatcattgagatgtaaggaaactattacaaaacaagtttcattgaaatcggtcgagtagttcctgagatatttttgacccatacgtgggcgacgccacgcccattttccattttgtaaaaaaatctgagtgcagctttcatctgccatttcttatgtgaaatttagtgtttctgacgtttttcgttagtgagttaacccacatttagtaattttcaacctaacatttgtatggaaggtgggcatggtggctaaaaaaacgattgcagaaagtttggcttatatagctctattgctttgcgagatatgtacagaaaatttagtaggggacggggccacgcccacttccccaaaaaaattacatccaaatatgccccttcatagtgcgatccttcatacaaaattttatttccatagctttatttatggcttagttatggcactttatgtgttttcggttttcggttttcgccattttgtgggcgtggcagtggtccgattttgcttatttttgaaagcaaccttcctatggtgccaagaaataagtgtgccaagtttcatcaagatatcttaatttttactcaagttacagtttgcacagacggacggacggacagacagacattcggatttgaactccactcttcaccctgatcactttggtatatataaccctatatctaactcgtttagttttgggtgttacaaacaaccgttatgtgaacaaaactattaaactctctttagcaacatttgttgcgagagtataaaaagagaatAATCGAATTAAATTAGACtttgttaatatatattaattataattcgtGTCAATTTTTCCAGTTTCTCTAAATGTATTTCTGCTAAAAATAGCGAGAAATTAAGATCAATTTATGGGCATGGCGTTTGGTGTTAGAGGTTTTCGAAAACCAGAAATTTGCAAGCAACAATTGTAAGTTATTAAAACTCTTGAAATGGATCTCGAATTGCTAATGGGGACATAATTTCCTATAGCCCTGGTTCTGATTAAAccatttgaatatttctttatatttttttggcgTTGGTTAACTGGTAGTATGGTCGACCACAATGTATTTACAACCGGAAGGTCAGCCAACTTTTTACAAGTATGTAGAACAATAACAAGGTTCCAATACGTTTCTGGAGCGCGATTTAgagtaatattttattagaaaatctGTGAGTATTGATAAATAGATCTGATTTAATGACAATAGCGTGTCATCTAAGGTGTTCGCCGGTCtcaagcaataaaatttaaagcagATTTATGATTCTCATCTTTGCctttattttcctttatttccTGCTAAAGTAATACACAAAATTCTACTCCATGATAGAGCCGATCGATTTGGCTCAACAAACCCATATGTCGAAACTCTACAGTTATTTGAAAGTAATTGCGTCACTATTACACTTAACTGTCAAATAACTTATCAGTTTTCTTGCGCTACTCTCGCAACCAGCACTAACTTGTTGCTTGACATGTCGGAGGAAGTTGAATTTCCTCATGTGGAGTTTTTGAGttaaatcaatttcaaattatataacTGCGATTTGTGGGCGATGCATGtggataaaaaataacaatagaaatgcgaaaaaatcataaattgtgcGAGAAACATGGGTCCAAGCGAATGTGAGTAGGAGCAGCGATTGAAAACATTGCAAACTCTTTAGAAATTCTAGTGTAATGCTGGTTCCTTATATTTAAGCTTTTGACGGCGACATTTATCAACGCTTGAATGCACGGCTTGTGTTGCGCAAGGCATGTGTGGAATATTTATGTTGCTTGCTGTCACTTGGACtgggaatatacatatgtataatacatcTCTTAGTTGGTGCATGGAAGGGTAATACCCAGAAGAAATGGTTGAAGATATCATGGCCTAACTTCTTCATAGGATTCAGAATAGGGTCCCGACCCGGACAGCAAAATGGCAAAGATTGCATAAGGGGGAAGTCTTCTTTGACAATGGCCCGTTAACATGAAGTATCTTAACCTCTAACGAAATCGTTAAACTCACTGGCTCAGTTCAGCTTGGCGTATTTGACCGTAGCAAGAAGGATGTTAGCTGAAAGCGTCTCAATAAAGAAAGATAAGATGTTGTTAGGTTGGGCTAACTCAAGGGACAGATCTTCACGACTACATAGAATCTCACTTATATAGCTATCTGCTGCCTTTGTAACATCCGAATACTCCCACCGCTTGCATTCTAGCTAGTTAAGCCAATTCCAGTCAACTGCTGGGTCCGCCAAAGGGGTTTAACTACAGTCTGACGAATGCTGAAAATTGAAAGTGTGCTTGGATTATTCCTTCTCGCCTTACTCTAAACTGCTTTGGTAGGATTGGTAATTTCACCGCATGTTTATGTCCAGGTGTCTAGTACAACGGATAGTGAATCCGTTTCCTCTCCGATGTTAATGTTGCTAGGGTATCCTCTCTTGTCCGCTCTGCTGTTTTCAGAGACACGTCTTTAACTACTCTAGAGCGACCTGCCATCGAATCCAAGGCCGTTATTGCCGATCTGCTGTCTAAGTGAATACCCGCCTCTTTGAAGGAGACCTGCTGCTACCCAGATTTTTGTGGTAGGAAATATTTTAGCCAATTGAAACTCTGTTTCTAACGCATAATTCATAACTAATGGAGCTCAAATTCGGgtgaacaacaaacaaatgaagCCTAAATAAGATGCTGAGAATACTCTTAGAACTTTAaaacattatataatttaagtggttattatatgaaaataaattcatttatttatttctttttgcttCTTCTTTTTAACTGGATACTGGAGCAATTTATATGTCCTAAGATTTTGGGCAAACAGCAAGCCATGTCTGTTGCAACATCTGCGTTGGCGGCAGCCACAACTAAGCCATGGCAATTTATGGCATCTGGCAGTGCACATGCCGCAAGCCTCCAAGACAATGCGAAGGTTTTCGATGGTGTGCACTTTAAGATTtcgaaaattcacaaaatattttcggCGAATCGTAGACACATTCAAGACATACCACTTACGTATACGAGTATGCACATGgaactatttaaatatgttccAGCGCTTCGCTCCATCATACCAGCGCGGCTTGGCAAAGTAACGTGCACAGTGTCAAAAGGTATCTTCAAAGACTTTACTTCTCTGCAGCAGACCGAAATGCTTGTCTTTTTTCCTTGCTCCTGTACTTAAGACAAGGCAAAAATGTCATTTGCGAATGCAAATCAGCAGAGAAAGCGAAAAGAATAAAACGTACGTGGTACGAGAGAAGAGACTTACGAAATAAGAGCAGCTTGCCATATACGTGTGTGCGAAATGCTGGCGATTGTGCAAATGATAAAAAGAAATACGAGTATTCTGATAGGAGATcggaacatttttaaattacacaCATAATTATATGTAAAGAACTCAGACACAGTTTAACCTATTTTTATCACAAGCTCTATTAATGATAAGGACATATGTAGTTGCGTCAATTGGCGCCCTGGAATTATAACACCTTCAATGCTCATAAAAATTGGTTGAAAAAACTAGGACTTAAATTTGGTGTTAATGTTACTCCATTTTCACTTGTGTGTTAATGACTCCATTTATAACTGAAGATCATAGTTCAAacattgaactttgatctgatAACTGAACAAAAATTGATCTGTTGCTTTCCTAAATGCTGCCATAGTAGAACGATAGTTCGTTCTGGAATATTGTATCTCTAGGTCCAAACGGTCTATCATTAAAAACAGTATGTGGCAAAAGATCTCTCCATGCTCTCAGTTTGTGAAGTTTGAGTATACCTTAGGCATTTTGTGCATAGACTCTTAGAGGTAGTTAGTATTATGTAGCAGAAGATGCAATTATCGAGGATGTCAACTACTTTAGTAGCACTATCGCAACGGGCAGAGGTCAACCCTTCggtggcgaagagctgataaggtccATGCATCAGCTTCGACGGTTTGAATGTCAGTGTACTCTgcacaatccataaaaagggagaccccgtaatctgcgccaattaccgtggaataAGCCTCCTCGACATCGCTTGTAAGGTTGCATCGAGTGttctgtgtgaaagactaaagcccaccgtcaacgaactgattagaccttatcagtgtggctttagacctgaaaaatcaacaactgaccagatattcaccatgtgccaaatcttggaaaagacccgtgaaaagatgattgacacacaccatctctttgtcgattttaaagctgccttgaaaaggagctgcctctacgccgctatgtctgaatttggtatccctgcaaaactaatacgctGTGTATGCTGACGTTGAACTCCAAAAGtttcgtcatgattgggaaggacctctccgagccgttcggtaccaaacgaggtttcagacaaggtgattcactatcgtgagacttctttaacctgatgctggagaaaattatacgagctgcagagctaaatagagaaggtacaatcttctataagagtgtacagctgctggcgtacgtcaATGATATCGATACAACACCTTAAGCAAtgtaaaagtaaagtcctcactCGAcgcaccaaaatcaaactctacaagtccctcatcattcccgtcctactttatggtgcagaagcgtggacgaagtACCAGGTGGGGaaagacctggcttcacttggtattaatGTGCCCCGATTTATGCATTAGTCCATTTCAGCCTTTCAagcaataacaaatatgtaCGTCTGAACAACTGTTGATAATCTATTGTTAGCAACTGAaaagtttcaataattttgttatgaTAATTACTTCTTAATGGCTTGATAATGCAAAATATTCGACGGAGAATTGAGC
This portion of the Zeugodacus cucurbitae isolate PBARC_wt_2022May chromosome 3, idZeuCucr1.2, whole genome shotgun sequence genome encodes:
- the LOC128920296 gene encoding uncharacterized protein LOC128920296; this encodes MNIIVKIKMEKDKKLKQKRLRLKPSHRWTESQSLQLLQAVSDAIKDSPESFEKPTSQRFYEKLQQNTPALQSVVCVAMKSKMRYLKALYVAAAAWKNKTGSGLLANGDESSVSAHVNKICPNFDLLEVIFGQRKNVNPGVIFESTDSIEVLADSPCADSSLNDTIDSYDLCALDCEDLVDPILPISISSDCSAAAAATSTPQSSLDFRSSTKKPKRKSEAPFNKLIFIQEKRLELEVKKIELEKEKEKNEVELKRIELNNQLEMKRIETESEKETKLEIEKLKLASEERIKMFEIELKLKSK
- the LOC128920295 gene encoding putative nuclease HARBI1, which gives rise to MPKVSEKAKFIQLCEKSLVFDLLMLELFGKHDEIQRKKEDEIMEDFSFALAAAAYFRYGSTFVHHSVPKSPNFLIDVLPHLDENRFREIVRVSKTTFDFIIDLIKDDEVFNGPRSCKQFPIQIQLAVVMYRLGSCGEGATITKIASLFGISDGGVIQVMTNRVFDAIIKRKTQFLFWPDPVERRALVVQTLSELPHCVGYVDGTEIKLAEKPTVDCEAYFSRKHIYSLKAQCVCDHKLVIRHMVLGYPGSVHDARIYNNCELSTNATEMLTGSEWLAADSAYKLTSTLITPFRINATEGTLNQRILFNRTFSQYRIRIEHCFGLLKERFNSLKELKIQIKSDNSVKFACRWILVCAILHNIILKENDGGFDVDEESISENSEVDEPGDQNLPTVEGASKRLSLLSLMET